One stretch of Thermus thermamylovorans DNA includes these proteins:
- a CDS encoding SpoIID/LytB domain-containing protein: MPPGLKLALLALFLLRPPAWAQGEELLVRVLLREVPLGQEVRLLLPEGELRAWGVREGVVVGGRLGPFWEFASPRFALEGRPYRGGVRLLLHEGRLLVVNVLPLEAYLLGVLPGEMPGSFPLEALLAQAVVARTFAVYRLNPRAPYDLCAGELCQVYLGLAAETPRHGQAVAATQGQVLSYGGEAISALYHADSGGMTAGSEEVFQRALPYLRPRPDPYARGPRSQWRLALTPEAAAQALRGLGYTPQGQEPPVVRERSPSGRVWRLRVLGVEVQGPEAQRLARLMGLPSALVEFQGWEAVGRGAGHGVGLSQWGARGMAEAGYGYREILGHYFPGTFLSDLLLGQARGAWAWSGPP, encoded by the coding sequence ATGCCGCCGGGGTTGAAGCTGGCCCTTCTGGCCCTTTTCCTGCTCCGCCCGCCCGCCTGGGCCCAAGGGGAGGAGCTCCTTGTGCGCGTCCTCCTCCGGGAGGTGCCCCTGGGCCAGGAGGTGCGCCTCCTCCTTCCCGAGGGGGAGTTGCGGGCCTGGGGGGTGCGGGAGGGGGTGGTGGTGGGGGGGCGGCTTGGGCCCTTTTGGGAGTTCGCCTCCCCCCGCTTCGCCCTCGAGGGCCGCCCCTACCGGGGCGGGGTGCGCCTCCTCCTCCACGAGGGGCGCCTCCTGGTGGTCAACGTCCTCCCCCTGGAGGCCTACCTCCTCGGGGTCCTGCCCGGGGAGATGCCCGGGAGCTTCCCCCTCGAGGCCCTCCTGGCCCAGGCGGTGGTGGCCCGCACCTTCGCCGTCTACCGGCTGAACCCCCGGGCCCCCTACGACCTCTGCGCGGGGGAGCTCTGCCAGGTCTACCTGGGTCTGGCCGCCGAAACCCCCAGGCACGGCCAGGCGGTGGCCGCCACCCAAGGCCAGGTGCTGAGCTACGGGGGGGAGGCCATCTCCGCCCTCTACCACGCGGACTCCGGGGGGATGACCGCAGGCAGCGAGGAGGTCTTCCAGCGGGCCCTCCCCTACCTCCGCCCCCGCCCCGACCCCTACGCCCGGGGGCCCAGGAGCCAGTGGCGCCTCGCCCTCACCCCCGAGGCCGCGGCCCAGGCCCTGCGGGGCCTGGGCTACACCCCCCAGGGGCAGGAGCCCCCCGTGGTGCGGGAGCGGAGCCCCTCGGGGCGGGTCTGGCGCCTGCGGGTCCTGGGGGTGGAGGTGCAGGGCCCCGAGGCCCAGCGCCTGGCGCGCCTCATGGGCCTGCCCTCGGCCTTGGTGGAGTTCCAGGGCTGGGAGGCGGTGGGCCGCGGGGCGGGGCACGGGGTGGGGCTTTCCCAGTGGGGCGCCCGGGGCATGGCCGAGGCAGGGTACGGCTACCGGGAGATCCTGGGCCACTACTTCCCCGGCACCTTCCTCTCCGACCTCCTCCTGGGGCAGGCCCGGGGAGCCTGGGCCTGGAGCGGACCTCCCTGA
- a CDS encoding glycoside hydrolase family 13 protein, translating into MAWYEGAFFYQIFPDRFFRAGPPGKPAPAGPFEPWEAPPTLRGFKGGTLWGVAEKLPYLKELGVEALYLNPVFASTANHRYHTVDYFQVDPVLGGNAALRHLLEVAHAHGMRVILDGVFNHTGRGFFAFQHLLENGEESPYRDWYHVKGFPLKAYTAHPSYEAWWGNPELPKLRVETPAVREYLLEVAEHWIRFGADGWRLDVPNEIQDPEFWRAFRRRVKGANPEAYLVGEIWEEADFWLQGDMFDATMNYPLSRAILGFVGGEALDRELAAWCGLGRIEPLQALAFSHRLEGLFARYREEVVRAQMNLLTSHDTPRLLSLMRGSAERARLALALLFLLPGSPTVYYGEEVGLAGGHDPENRGGMVWEEGRWRRELLDTVRRMARLRREHPLLRTAPYGRVYAVDGHLAFTRGPYLVVVNATPEPFLQDFPLHGALPRGAQAVDLLSGALCTPTGGRLCGPVLPPFSLAVWVEV; encoded by the coding sequence GTGGCCTGGTACGAGGGCGCCTTTTTCTATCAAATCTTCCCCGACCGCTTCTTCCGCGCAGGCCCCCCGGGCAAACCCGCCCCCGCGGGGCCCTTCGAACCCTGGGAAGCCCCCCCCACCCTGCGGGGCTTCAAGGGGGGCACGCTCTGGGGGGTGGCGGAGAAGCTCCCCTACCTGAAGGAACTGGGCGTGGAGGCCCTTTACCTGAACCCCGTCTTCGCCTCCACCGCCAACCATCGCTACCACACCGTGGACTACTTCCAGGTGGATCCCGTGCTGGGGGGGAACGCCGCCCTCCGCCACCTCCTGGAGGTGGCCCACGCCCACGGGATGCGGGTCATCCTGGACGGGGTCTTCAACCACACCGGCCGGGGGTTCTTCGCCTTCCAGCACCTCCTGGAAAACGGGGAGGAGAGCCCCTACCGGGACTGGTACCACGTGAAGGGCTTTCCCCTCAAGGCCTACACCGCCCACCCCAGCTACGAGGCCTGGTGGGGCAACCCCGAGCTCCCCAAGCTCCGGGTGGAAACCCCGGCGGTGCGGGAGTACCTCCTGGAGGTGGCCGAGCACTGGATCCGCTTCGGGGCCGACGGCTGGCGGCTGGACGTGCCCAACGAGATCCAGGACCCTGAGTTCTGGCGGGCCTTCCGCCGCCGGGTGAAGGGGGCCAACCCCGAGGCCTACCTCGTGGGGGAGATCTGGGAGGAGGCCGACTTCTGGCTCCAGGGGGACATGTTCGACGCCACCATGAACTATCCCCTTAGCCGGGCCATCCTGGGCTTCGTGGGGGGGGAGGCCCTGGACCGGGAGCTCGCCGCCTGGTGCGGCCTAGGACGCATCGAGCCCCTCCAGGCCCTGGCCTTCAGCCACCGCCTGGAAGGCCTCTTCGCCCGCTACCGGGAGGAGGTGGTCCGGGCCCAGATGAACCTCCTCACCTCCCACGACACCCCCCGCCTGCTGAGCCTGATGCGGGGGAGCGCGGAACGGGCCCGCCTGGCCCTCGCCCTCCTCTTCCTCCTGCCCGGAAGCCCCACCGTCTACTACGGGGAGGAGGTGGGCCTGGCGGGGGGGCACGACCCGGAGAACCGGGGGGGCATGGTGTGGGAGGAAGGCCGCTGGAGGCGGGAGCTCCTGGACACCGTGCGGCGGATGGCCCGCCTGCGCCGGGAGCACCCCCTCCTCCGCACCGCCCCTTACGGGCGGGTCTACGCCGTAGACGGCCACCTGGCCTTCACCCGCGGCCCCTACCTGGTGGTGGTGAACGCCACCCCCGAGCCCTTCCTGCAGGACTTCCCCCTCCACGGGGCCCTGCCCCGGGGAGCCCAGGCGGTGGACCTCCTCTCCGGAGCCCTCTGCACGCCCACGGGAGGGCGCCTCTGTGGGCCGGTCCTCCCCCCCTTCTCCCTGGCGGTCTGGGTGGAGGTTTAG
- the bshC gene encoding bacillithiol biosynthesis protein BshC, whose product MEAQALAHLLGLPQGKEALRERLGRRGHPDLVPALTAYLRRLQAPPEAFSALGRLARGAVVAGQQAGLLGGPALTFYKAHTALSLAEEVGAAAVFWVASQDHDVEEVRHLHLLLEDELRTLSLPLPPLPAGRIPLDPYRGVLVGFLGPWARDPRVAYALEGGTLSEFSARILLAFLGQRGLLPFDPMAEELSPLFQGALERELSDPLASAQALNREAERIRALGGKPPLRRKPGATNLFLETDARRLLFYEGGVFSDGVRRYSRKELLEILRTDPSRLTPAAGLRPVFQDLALPTAGFVVGPNEFRYVAELSGVYALHGLPMPALFLRLQAVVLEPPAARLLGRYRLDPWAFVEGGEAAFLGAVRGVLEGFREVEEELARLQRQLEALGERAKALEPTLERPFRRFRARIGGEGERLLGKLLRARLDRDAVLLHHLERLKRHLLPLGLPQERVYPFPMYALRHPEALGLLREAPAQGRAVLALG is encoded by the coding sequence ATGGAAGCCCAGGCCCTGGCCCACCTCCTGGGCCTGCCCCAGGGGAAGGAGGCCCTGAGGGAGCGCCTGGGCCGGAGGGGCCACCCCGACCTGGTCCCCGCCCTCACCGCCTACCTGCGCCGTCTCCAGGCTCCGCCGGAGGCCTTTTCCGCCCTGGGGCGCCTGGCCCGGGGGGCGGTGGTGGCCGGCCAGCAGGCGGGGCTCCTGGGGGGGCCCGCCCTCACCTTCTACAAGGCCCACACCGCCCTCTCCCTGGCGGAGGAGGTGGGGGCGGCCGCGGTCTTCTGGGTGGCCTCCCAGGACCACGACGTGGAGGAGGTGCGCCACCTGCACCTCCTCCTGGAGGACGAGCTGCGCACCCTTTCCCTCCCCCTGCCTCCCCTGCCCGCGGGCCGCATCCCCCTAGACCCCTACCGGGGCGTCTTGGTGGGGTTTTTGGGACCGTGGGCCAGGGATCCCCGGGTGGCCTACGCCCTGGAGGGCGGGACCCTCTCCGAGTTCTCCGCCAGGATCCTCCTGGCCTTCTTGGGGCAGCGGGGCCTCCTGCCCTTCGACCCCATGGCGGAGGAGCTTAGCCCCCTCTTCCAGGGGGCCCTGGAAAGGGAGCTCTCCGATCCCCTGGCCAGCGCCCAGGCCCTCAACCGGGAGGCCGAGCGCATCCGGGCCCTGGGGGGGAAGCCCCCCTTGCGGCGCAAGCCCGGGGCCACCAACCTCTTCCTGGAGACGGACGCCCGGCGGCTCCTCTTTTACGAGGGGGGCGTCTTCAGCGATGGGGTGCGGCGGTATAGCCGGAAAGAGCTTTTGGAGATCCTCCGCACCGATCCCTCCCGCCTCACCCCAGCGGCGGGCCTCAGGCCCGTTTTCCAGGACCTGGCCCTGCCCACCGCGGGCTTCGTGGTGGGGCCCAACGAGTTCCGCTACGTGGCGGAGCTTTCCGGGGTCTACGCCCTCCATGGCCTGCCCATGCCCGCCCTGTTCCTGCGGCTCCAGGCCGTGGTCCTGGAGCCCCCGGCGGCCCGCCTCCTGGGGCGGTACCGCCTGGACCCTTGGGCCTTTGTGGAGGGGGGGGAGGCGGCCTTCCTGGGGGCCGTGCGGGGGGTGCTGGAAGGCTTCCGGGAGGTGGAGGAGGAGCTGGCCCGTCTCCAACGCCAGCTGGAGGCCCTGGGGGAGAGGGCCAAGGCCCTGGAGCCTACCTTGGAGAGGCCCTTCCGCCGCTTTCGGGCCCGGATCGGGGGGGAAGGGGAGCGGCTTTTGGGCAAGCTCCTGCGGGCCCGTCTGGACCGGGATGCGGTCCTCCTCCACCACCTGGAGCGCCTTAAGCGGCACCTCCTGCCCCTGGGCCTGCCCCAGGAACGGGTCTACCCCTTCCCCATGTACGCCCTGCGCCACCCCGAGGCCCTGGGCCTTCTTCGGGAGGCCCCGGCCCAGGGCAGGGCGGTTCTGGCCCTGGGCTAA
- a CDS encoding MarC family protein: protein MWELFLKSFLTLFVVVDPVGLVPVFLALAGDRPPQRQAQIARKAVLVAGGLLVCFFFFGRGLLEYLGISLEALRVAGGILLFRIATEMVFAHHERETAEEKDEARERADISVFPLAIPLIAGPGALASVLILGGEAREVPGGSAVVFLTAFLVLFLAYLFLRGAASVRRALGRTGVNVVTRVLGILLAALAVQFVADGVRGLL, encoded by the coding sequence ATGTGGGAGCTTTTCCTCAAGTCCTTCCTCACCCTCTTTGTGGTGGTGGATCCCGTGGGGTTGGTCCCCGTCTTCCTGGCCCTGGCCGGGGACCGCCCCCCCCAAAGGCAGGCCCAGATCGCCAGGAAGGCGGTGTTGGTGGCCGGGGGGCTCCTGGTTTGCTTCTTCTTCTTCGGCCGGGGGCTTTTGGAGTACCTGGGCATCAGCCTCGAGGCCCTGCGGGTCGCCGGGGGGATCCTCCTTTTCCGCATCGCCACGGAGATGGTCTTCGCCCACCACGAGCGGGAGACGGCGGAGGAGAAGGACGAGGCCCGGGAGCGGGCCGACATCTCCGTCTTCCCCCTGGCCATCCCCCTGATCGCGGGCCCTGGGGCCCTGGCCAGCGTCCTCATCCTGGGAGGGGAGGCCCGGGAGGTGCCCGGGGGCTCGGCGGTGGTCTTCCTCACCGCTTTCCTGGTCCTCTTCCTGGCCTACCTCTTCCTCAGGGGGGCGGCCTCCGTGCGCCGGGCCCTGGGGCGCACGGGGGTGAACGTGGTCACCCGGGTGCTGGGCATCCTGCTGGCCGCCCTGGCGGTGCAGTTCGTGGCCGACGGGGTCAGGGGCCTCCTCTAG
- the coaBC gene encoding bifunctional phosphopantothenoylcysteine decarboxylase/phosphopantothenate--cysteine ligase CoaBC, whose amino-acid sequence MARVLVAATGGVAAIKVPHLLRLLRAQGHEVRALATPRALEFVTPLSLAVAAGGEVATEEAWFRPEGRALHIELARWADVVLVAPATADAMAKAALGLADDLLSATLLAGARRVAWAPAMNEAMWLAPQTQSHAERLKALGHALFGPAFGPLAAVGEGEGWGRMLEPEELAERLQALLAPKDLQGLRLLVSAGPTREYLDPVRFLSNPSSGRMGYALAEAARDRGAEVVLVSGPTALPDPWGVEVVRVESALEMRKAILERYPWAEAVAMAAAVADYRPAEVLADKEPKAVAEKVLRLVPNPDILKELGERKDGKVLVGFAMETAEGLERARGKLLRKNLDLIALNWVNREGVGFGSPENEVVLLLRDGRVVELPRMPKRQVAERILDLVREFWRS is encoded by the coding sequence GTGGCCCGGGTCCTGGTGGCGGCGACGGGCGGGGTGGCCGCCATCAAGGTGCCCCACCTCCTCCGCCTCCTCCGCGCCCAGGGCCACGAGGTGCGGGCCCTGGCCACTCCCAGGGCCCTGGAGTTCGTCACCCCCCTCTCCCTGGCGGTGGCCGCGGGGGGCGAGGTGGCCACGGAGGAGGCCTGGTTCAGGCCCGAGGGCCGGGCCTTGCATATAGAGCTTGCCCGCTGGGCCGATGTGGTCCTGGTGGCCCCGGCCACCGCGGACGCCATGGCCAAGGCCGCTTTGGGCCTCGCCGACGACCTCCTCTCCGCCACCCTCCTGGCCGGGGCCCGGAGGGTGGCCTGGGCCCCGGCCATGAACGAGGCCATGTGGCTCGCCCCGCAGACGCAAAGCCACGCGGAGCGGCTCAAGGCCCTGGGCCACGCCCTCTTCGGCCCCGCCTTCGGCCCCCTGGCGGCGGTGGGGGAGGGGGAGGGGTGGGGAAGGATGCTGGAGCCCGAGGAACTCGCCGAGCGGCTTCAGGCCCTTCTCGCCCCCAAGGACCTCCAGGGCCTCAGGCTCCTGGTCTCCGCCGGGCCCACCCGGGAGTACCTGGACCCCGTGCGCTTCCTCTCCAACCCCTCCTCGGGGCGCATGGGCTACGCCCTGGCCGAGGCCGCCCGCGACCGGGGGGCGGAGGTGGTCCTGGTCTCTGGCCCCACCGCCCTGCCCGACCCCTGGGGGGTGGAGGTGGTCAGGGTGGAAAGCGCCCTGGAGATGCGTAAGGCCATCCTGGAGCGCTACCCCTGGGCGGAGGCGGTGGCGATGGCCGCGGCGGTGGCCGACTACCGCCCGGCGGAGGTCTTGGCGGACAAGGAGCCCAAGGCGGTGGCGGAAAAGGTCCTCCGCCTGGTCCCCAACCCCGACATCCTCAAGGAACTGGGCGAGCGGAAGGACGGCAAGGTCTTGGTGGGCTTCGCCATGGAGACGGCGGAGGGGCTGGAGCGGGCCAGGGGCAAGCTTCTGCGCAAGAACCTGGATCTCATCGCCCTCAACTGGGTGAACCGCGAGGGGGTGGGCTTCGGCAGCCCCGAGAACGAGGTGGTCCTCCTGCTCCGGGACGGACGGGTGGTGGAACTCCCTCGGATGCCCAAGCGCCAGGTGGCCGAGCGTATACTGGACCTTGTCAGGGAGTTTTGGAGGTCCTGA
- the argR gene encoding arginine repressor: MRSKAERHRAIQEIVSREEIGTQKELVERLRQLGFDVTQATVSRDIAELRLARVALGKGRHRYALPSLELPEDAYEELRRQFGLFVKDVDRGGNILVVKTAEGHASGIALLIDRLRRDGIVGTLAGEDTILVVGRTEGEAEALEEEFGQLLLLGKGLRRGPQLPS, encoded by the coding sequence ATGCGCAGCAAGGCGGAGCGGCACCGCGCCATCCAGGAGATCGTGAGCCGGGAGGAGATCGGCACGCAGAAGGAGCTGGTGGAGCGCCTGCGGCAGTTGGGCTTTGACGTGACCCAGGCCACGGTGAGCCGGGACATCGCCGAGCTCAGGCTGGCCCGGGTGGCCCTGGGCAAGGGGCGGCACCGTTACGCCCTCCCTTCCCTGGAGCTCCCCGAGGACGCCTACGAGGAGCTCAGGCGCCAGTTTGGGCTCTTCGTGAAGGACGTGGACCGGGGGGGCAACATCCTGGTGGTGAAGACCGCCGAGGGGCACGCCTCCGGCATCGCCCTCCTCATCGACCGCCTCCGGCGGGACGGGATCGTGGGTACCCTGGCGGGGGAGGACACCATCCTGGTGGTGGGCCGCACCGAGGGGGAGGCCGAGGCCCTGGAGGAGGAGTTCGGGCAGCTTTTGCTTCTGGGTAAGGGCTTGAGGCGAGGCCCCCAGCTTCCCTCCTGA
- the gmk gene encoding guanylate kinase has product MGGCLFVMTGASGVGKGTVRAKVLERTRLFYSISMTTRPPRPGERHGVDYYFVDRPRFEALLREGGLLEYAEYVGHLYGTPRLPVERALERGEDVLLEIEVQGALQVKAKVPEAVLIFLLPPSLSELKRRLVYRGQDSPEKIARRLEQAEWEIQDAHRFDYVVVNDVLEEAVADFLAILTAERRRTRRMARALSRALERDAELEAELEEILRREHGGTRDR; this is encoded by the coding sequence ATGGGGGGCTGCCTTTTCGTCATGACCGGGGCCAGCGGCGTGGGCAAGGGTACGGTGCGGGCCAAGGTGCTGGAGCGCACCCGCCTCTTCTACTCCATCTCCATGACCACCCGTCCCCCCCGTCCCGGGGAGCGCCACGGGGTGGACTACTACTTCGTGGACCGCCCCCGCTTCGAGGCCCTCCTGCGGGAGGGCGGCCTCCTGGAGTACGCGGAGTACGTGGGCCACCTCTACGGCACCCCCAGGCTTCCCGTGGAGCGGGCCCTGGAGCGGGGGGAGGACGTGCTCCTGGAGATCGAGGTCCAGGGGGCCTTGCAGGTGAAGGCCAAGGTGCCGGAGGCGGTCCTCATCTTCCTCCTGCCCCCCTCCCTTTCCGAGCTCAAGCGCCGTCTGGTCTACCGGGGCCAGGACAGCCCCGAGAAGATCGCCAGGCGGCTGGAGCAGGCGGAGTGGGAGATCCAGGACGCCCACCGCTTCGACTACGTGGTGGTGAACGACGTCCTGGAGGAGGCGGTGGCCGACTTCCTGGCCATCCTCACCGCGGAGAGGCGGCGCACCCGAAGGATGGCCCGGGCGCTCTCCCGGGCCTTGGAACGGGACGCGGAACTGGAGGCGGAGCTGGAGGAGATCTTGCGGAGGGAGCATGGCGGAACCCGGGATCGATAG
- a CDS encoding Crp/Fnr family transcriptional regulator: MFQGLALEARREVARVFQPLRVRRGAVLYVPGDRVDGAYLVRTGLLWLEGPRSPLGEPATLGVVGPEGLLGEEALVGEERRTSGATALTYAELLFAPQEALGPLRSRFPEVERFLLQALYARLKAAEERLWEVRHLSVGQRLARLILRLAREGEVTLSHQALAHMVGATRETVTKLLGEWALRGAVDLGYRRVEVRDREALVRLAEPL; this comes from the coding sequence ATGTTCCAGGGGTTGGCCCTCGAGGCCCGGCGGGAAGTGGCCCGGGTCTTCCAGCCCTTAAGGGTGCGGCGCGGCGCGGTGCTCTACGTTCCCGGGGACCGGGTGGACGGCGCGTACCTGGTGCGTACGGGGCTCCTCTGGCTGGAAGGACCCCGGTCCCCCTTAGGGGAGCCCGCCACCTTGGGGGTGGTGGGTCCGGAAGGGCTTCTGGGGGAGGAGGCTTTGGTAGGCGAGGAGCGGCGCACCTCCGGGGCCACCGCCCTCACCTACGCCGAGCTCCTCTTCGCCCCCCAGGAGGCCCTGGGGCCCTTGCGCTCCCGTTTTCCCGAGGTGGAGCGCTTCCTCCTCCAGGCCCTTTACGCCCGGCTCAAGGCGGCAGAGGAGCGGCTTTGGGAGGTGCGCCACCTCTCCGTGGGCCAGCGTCTGGCCCGCCTGATCCTCAGGCTTGCCCGGGAAGGGGAGGTGACCCTTTCCCACCAGGCCTTGGCCCACATGGTGGGGGCCACGCGGGAGACGGTGACCAAGCTCCTGGGGGAGTGGGCCCTCCGGGGGGCGGTGGACCTGGGCTACCGCCGGGTGGAGGTGCGGGACCGGGAGGCCCTTGTGCGCCTGGCGGAGCCGCTTTAG
- the rpoZ gene encoding DNA-directed RNA polymerase subunit omega: MAEPGIDRLFGLVDSKYRLTVAVAKRAQQLLRHRFKNTVLEPEERPKMRTLEGLFDDPNPVTWAMKEMPTGRLVFGENLVPEDRLQKEMERLYPVAEEE; encoded by the coding sequence ATGGCGGAACCCGGGATCGATAGGCTCTTCGGTCTGGTGGACTCCAAGTACCGGCTCACGGTGGCGGTGGCCAAAAGGGCCCAGCAGCTCCTGCGCCACCGCTTCAAGAACACCGTGCTGGAGCCGGAGGAGAGGCCCAAGATGCGCACCCTCGAGGGCCTCTTCGACGACCCCAACCCCGTCACCTGGGCCATGAAGGAGATGCCCACGGGGCGGCTGGTCTTCGGGGAGAACCTGGTGCCCGAGGACCGCCTGCAGAAGGAAATGGAAAGGCTCTATCCCGTGGCGGAGGAGGAGTAG
- a CDS encoding menaquinone biosynthesis family protein — MEALRLGYSPCPNDTFIFYALAHGLVESPRPVEAVLEDVETLNRWALEGRLPLTKLSYAAYGRVRDRYVALRSGGALGRGVGPLLVARRPLGSLEGARVAIPGRHTTAFLLLSLYAEGFQPVEVRYDQVMPLVARGEVEAGLIIHESRFTYPQYGLVKVLDLGEWWEGETGLPLPLGAILARRDLGEGLIRGLDRAVRRSLEYALAHPEATLPYLRAHAQELSEEVIWAHVRTYVNAFSLDVGEEGERAVAKLFALAEARGLLPPSQAPLFL, encoded by the coding sequence GTGGAGGCGCTCAGGCTCGGTTACTCCCCCTGCCCCAACGACACCTTCATCTTCTACGCCCTGGCCCACGGCCTGGTGGAAAGCCCCAGGCCCGTGGAAGCGGTGCTGGAGGACGTGGAGACCCTGAACCGCTGGGCCCTGGAGGGGAGGCTTCCCCTCACCAAGCTCTCCTACGCCGCCTACGGAAGGGTACGGGACCGCTACGTGGCCCTGAGAAGCGGGGGGGCCCTGGGCCGGGGGGTGGGGCCTTTGCTGGTGGCCAGAAGGCCCCTGGGAAGCCTCGAGGGGGCGCGGGTGGCCATCCCCGGCCGGCACACCACCGCCTTCCTGCTCCTCTCCCTCTACGCCGAGGGCTTCCAGCCGGTGGAGGTGCGCTACGACCAGGTGATGCCCCTGGTGGCCAGGGGGGAGGTGGAGGCCGGGCTCATCATCCACGAAAGCCGCTTCACCTACCCCCAGTACGGCCTGGTGAAGGTGCTGGACCTGGGGGAGTGGTGGGAAGGGGAGACGGGCCTCCCCCTCCCCTTGGGGGCCATCCTGGCCCGGCGGGACCTGGGGGAAGGGCTGATCCGCGGGCTGGACCGGGCGGTGCGGAGGAGCCTGGAGTACGCCCTCGCCCATCCCGAGGCGACCCTCCCCTACCTCAGGGCCCACGCCCAGGAGCTCTCCGAGGAGGTGATCTGGGCCCACGTGCGGACCTACGTGAACGCCTTCAGCCTAGACGTGGGGGAGGAGGGAGAAAGGGCGGTGGCAAAGCTCTTCGCCCTGGCGGAGGCCAGGGGGCTTCTTCCCCCTTCGCAGGCGCCTCTCTTTTTGTAG
- a CDS encoding methylated-DNA--[protein]-cysteine S-methyltransferase: MLIPTPLTPLWLEVSPRGVRSLEPALFPRGKEATGDLALWVRERLAAYFAGRKPDFLDIPLDYTGLSPARIALYERVRRIPFGRVASYGALARELALSPRAVGAGMRACPFFLLVPAHRVIHADGRLGGFAGREGLKAWLLRFEGALP; encoded by the coding sequence GTGCTCATCCCCACGCCCCTGACCCCCTTGTGGCTCGAGGTCTCGCCTCGAGGGGTCCGGTCCCTGGAACCCGCCCTCTTCCCCCGGGGCAAGGAGGCGACAGGGGACCTGGCCCTTTGGGTCCGGGAGCGCCTTGCCGCCTACTTCGCCGGGAGGAAACCGGACTTTTTAGACATTCCCCTGGACTACACCGGCCTTTCCCCGGCCCGGATAGCCCTCTACGAAAGGGTGCGCCGCATCCCTTTCGGGCGCGTGGCGAGCTACGGCGCCCTGGCCCGGGAGCTGGCCCTCTCCCCCCGGGCGGTGGGGGCGGGGATGCGGGCCTGCCCCTTCTTCCTCCTGGTGCCCGCCCACCGGGTGATCCACGCCGACGGGCGGCTGGGGGGGTTCGCCGGGCGGGAGGGGCTCAAGGCCTGGCTCCTGCGCTTTGAGGGCGCCCTCCCCTAA